From the Chryseobacterium fluminis genome, the window AGACGCAGATCAAGAATAGCCTGAGCCTGAATATCGAAAAGTTCAAAAGCCTCAATCAATCCTTCTTTTGCTCCCTGAGGATTTGCAGAATGACGGATGATGGCAATCGCTCTGTCTAAAGAATCCTGCGATCCGATCACTTTCATGAAACCTTCTAAGATGTGTGCTCTTTCTTTCGCTTTCTTAAGCTCAAACTGAGTTCTTCTTATAATAACTTCATGTCTGTGTTCCACAAAATGGTGGATGATATCTTTTAAATTTAACTGTTCCGGCCTTCCATGAACCAAAGCAATATTATTAACGCTGAATGAAGTCTGAAGGGAAGTATATTTGTATAATAAATTTAAAACAACATTGGGAATAGCATCATTCTTCAATTCATAAACAACACGGAGACCTTTTCTGTCAGATTCGTCTCTGATTTCGTAGATTCCGGGTATTTTCTCATCTTTCACCAGCTCAGCTGTTCGTGCGATCATTTCAGCTTTGTTTACCTGGTAAGGAATTTCGGTAACAATAATCGCATTTCTGTTTCCGATCTCTTCGAAACTTACTTTTGCTCTCAGAACCACCCTTCCTCTTCCTGTGTGGAAAGCGTCTCTTACTCCATCATAACCATAGATGATTCCACCAGTTGGAAAATCCGGAGCAATAATATACTGCATGAGTTCATCAATCGTAATTTCTCTATTATCAATATAAGCGCAGATTGCATTCACAGCCTCTGTAAGGTTGTGAGGCGCCATATTGGTTGCCATCCCTACTGCAATACCTGAAGTACCATTTACCAAAAGATTTGGAATTTTTGTAGGCATTACGGTTGGCTCTGTTAAACTGTCATCAAAGTTGTTTTGAAAATCTACCGTTTCTTTATCCAAATCCGAAAGAACCTCATCGGAGATTTTTTTCAGTCTGGCTTCGGTATAACGCATTGCTGCAGGCGGATCACCGTCCATTGAACCGAAGTTACCCTGACCATCTACCTGAGGGTAGCGTAAGCTCCAGTCCTGAGCCATTCTCACCATTGCATCATATACAGAGGAGTCTCCGTGCGGGTGGTATTTACCTAAAACATCTCCAACAATTCTCGCAGATTTCAAATACTTTCGATTAGAAAAAACCCCTAATCCATACATACCATAAAGCACTCTTCTATGAACGGGTTTCAAGCCATCTCTTACATCAGGTAACGCTCTTGATACGATAACCGACATCGAATAATCGATATAAGATGACTTCATTTCATCAACAATGTTGATAGGAATCAGTCTTTCTCCTTCTTTTTGCATAAACAAATTTTATTATAATGATAATCAGACCCTTAGCTGTATGTCTGAAAATTATCTATTTCGTTTTTTTATTAACGTGCTAATTTACGAAAAATTTGTCGATTTTTGCAGCAGAATTTATCCATAAAATCTTAAAAAATCATAAAATATGAGCGTATTAAGTATAACTTTCCACTGTACTAAAAATAATCTTGAAGAATGGGAAAATTATATCGATGAGACCCTGATTCTGATGACCGAAAACTTGATGGATGTCGACAAATATATTCTTTCTGAAGTTCACAGTGATTTTATTGATGAGGGCAAAAATTACAATCTTCTGCTGATGTTTGATAATAATGATCTGCGGGAAGATTTCGTTAAAAGTGAGTTAGAAAATATTTCGGAAAGAATTGAAGCCAGGTTCGGCCAGGAGGTGATGATATTCAATACATTTCTGAACCCGAGAACGTCCAGGTTTTAGATTAAATCTTTAAACTGAAATTTTTATAAATATAAAAGTCCTGAAAATATTCAGGACTTTTTCTATGCATTAAATCACGATGGTTTATTCACAGATTTTTTTTCAAAGATAAGATCCGCCTTAGCTTGCTCTAAATTTTTCTCCAGCATTCCGTGAGGTCTTCTCGGTGGTTGCGGAGGACGCGGAGGACGTGGCGGAGGATGACAGGCACTTGTTGCATAAGCCAAAATAAATACTCCGAAAATTTTGATAACAGATTTCATATTATTTTTATTTTTTGGTTTACGTACATTAACCAATACCGATGCCAAATTATTTTCTGCAGGCAAAAACATCTGTGATTCTATTAATATTGAAATTCTTAAGCTTTTTTTTGCGGTTTTAACTGACCTCTATTGAGTATATATGTAAGCGCTTTTCGGGTTTCGGCGGCGGCTCTGCCGCCGCCGAAACCCGAAAAGCCAAAAGCGAGTAGCAAAAGCAGGATTAAGCTTTAAAAAATTAAGATTGAACTTTGAGATATTAATAATACTATTTTCCGGGATTTCAGCTTTAACTCCTAAAAAAATGACTGCCGGATAGCAGTCATTGTGTTATTTATAGGTTGACAATCACGACAGGTCTGCTGTGATAGACCCTTTGAGGCCGGTGAGAGTAATGTCGGTGTCTTACAGGTTTATAATACCGTTTTTTATAAAAGTGTCCCGGCGGTCTGTGATAGGCTACCGGTCTGTAATGAGGTCTGTGCGGACCGTGATAACGGTGTTTCGAATATTTAGGACCGTGACCGTGACCCCGGCCATGCCCTCTCTGCATGGGTGAAGCTTCATAAACAGCAAAGCAGAAAATGATCAGGAAAAATCCCAATGCTTTAGTTAAAAAATTCATAACAAAATATTTCAAATTTCATGGAAAAAATCAGCAATACAAAT encodes:
- a CDS encoding DUF4286 family protein, which produces MSVLSITFHCTKNNLEEWENYIDETLILMTENLMDVDKYILSEVHSDFIDEGKNYNLLLMFDNNDLREDFVKSELENISERIEARFGQEVMIFNTFLNPRTSRF